The segment TTGGCCTTGATGCATGCATTTCAAGAAGTCCTGCATCAATATGTTTCTTCAAATCAATTCCGATTGATTTCATATTGCGAAGGATCTGTAAAGGCGACTCTTCAAAAGCAAAATACAAGCAACGCTCTTTTCTTCTGCAAGATTCATTTGCGAAAATAGATGCAATACTTGTTTTCCCTGTTCCTGCTGTTCCCGAAACAAGAATTGAACTGCCTCTGAAAAATCCTTTACCACCAAGCATTTCGTCCAATGACGGAATGCCTGTACTTACTCTTTCTTTAGAAACTTCGTATTGTAGTAACAATGATGTAATCGGTAGTACTGAAATACCATCCTCATCAATTAAAAACGGATATTCATTCGTGCCATGTAATGATCCACGATATTTTACAATTCTTAAAAGCCTGGTAGAAATCTGATTGATGACCCTGTTGTCAAGTAGAATCACACAATCTGAAACATATTCTTCCAGACCTTGTCTGGTTATGTTTCCATCTCCCTGCTCTCCGGTAATAATCGCTGTTACCCCTTTTTCTTTTAACCAATTAAATAATCTTCTCAATTCTGCCCGTAAAATTGCCTGGTCTTCTAATCCCGAAAATAAACTTTCAATCGTATCAAGTACAATTCTTTTCGCTCCAATGCTGTCGATTGAATGACCTAACCTGATGAATAAACCATCAAGATCATATTCTCCGGTCTCATCAATTTCACTTTTATCAATATGAATATAATCGATCTTCAACATCTTATCGCGGACAAGTTTGTCGAGATCAAATCCCAGTGACGCAACATTTGTAGTAATTTCTTCCGCCTTTTCCTCGAACGTTACGAATACTCCGGGTTCATTATATTTGATTGCTCCTCTTACCAGGAATTCAACTGACATAACGGTTTTTCCGCACCCTGCAGAAGCGCATACACGCGTTGGTCGACCCGCGGGCAAACCTCCACCGGTAATTTCATCCAGACCTTTTATTCCTGTCGGAGTTTTTAATAATGTTTTGCTTTTAAAATTCTTCAGTGCCATATTCGTGTGGTTAAATATGTGAGCTGAAAAAGTGTCTTCTCACATCGAATTCTTTATAAATTATAAGCTTAGAATTACATCCAACGATTTGAAAATAATATGCCAGCACCCCAAAAGTTATTTTTCCTAATCAATGAAATTGAAAAAATAAAGAACAATGCTAAAAATTACACAATTTTTATAAATTTTTTGTCCAGATAATTACACAATTTTTATTCTTGAATAATAAATTACACTAAATATAAAATTTCATTTCTATAAATTTCTACAAGTTTCTCAAATGTAATTCTGTTCGCCGCCCGGGAGATGGTGAAAATGCAATCACCAGACTTATTTTCGATCGTTAAAAATAAATTCAGACCGTACCGGCTTTCTCTCTTTTGGAAATTTATGTTTGATTCCCATTGAATTTAAATATTGAAGAAACCACTTGGCTGCACTTGACTTACCACTACTGCTTGTAAAAATAATTTTTTCAATCCCGGGATTTTCTTCCAGAATTTTAAAAACTTCCATGTACTCACGAACTTCAAGATGTTCGTCAAGCGAACTTTCTTTATACCGTGCAATCGTTTTTCCCATATCCGATATTGCCAGATGCAATTTTGTAAGAATATTTTTTCGTTCTATAACAGCCTGCTCACCTGAAAAATGAAGCAACGGGATTCCGGAAATTTCAGACATGATCCTCCAGAAGAAATTTGCAGGATTGGGATAATAGAAGTCATACTTCCTGTTTTTCAATGCACTTGGAAAAGTTCCAATCACGAGTGACTTACTATCCGGGGGCGCATACCAGTTCCAGGGATGTTTTTCGAGAATATATTCGGAATTCGAAAGTAATCCGGCCATTATTTCAATATGTTAAAATGCTGTTTTAAAATAATCATTCCCAAATTTCGCCTTTTCTATATGAATCAGTATGCTTTTTTTCCAAACTCAGGAATTAACGTTCAGTGGCACACTATTATAATATTGTCAGGTAGCTCTGGTCAATGCCGAACAGATCTCTAAATAAAAGACAATGGAAAATCAAGATTCAATGAATAAATCAGGGTCTACTCCACAGGGAGGAAATCAACAGGGTGGATCACAACAAGGAAGTAATCAGCAAAAAGGAAATCAGCAAGGAACAAATTCTTCTGATCAGCCTCAACGTGATGAAAATAATAAAAACAAAGAAGCAAATCCTTCTGAAAGAAATTTCACTGCTGAAACTGATGCAGACACTGATGCATCTGAAGAAACTACGGAAACCAATAAACCGAAAATGTCCGGTGATGTTAAAGGTGGCAACACTGATAAAACAGGTACTGACAGAAGTGCCGGAAACTCTACTCTCTAATCCTTTTGTAAATACAAAAGCAGGAAGTCATCTAAGGATGATTTCCTGCTTTTCATAATATTAGTATATGAAAAACCCAACAATATTATTTGACTCCCTCTTACTGTTCATTATGATTGCCTTGACAGGATGTTCTGTTGTAGGCGGTATTTTTAAAGCAGGAATGGGCTTTGGAATTATAATGGTCGTACTGGTTGTTGCTCTTATCATCTGGCTCATCAGCAGAGTAGGGAAAAAAAACTAGAACCATTTCTTTTTAAAGCTTGTCTGTTGATGCTTTATGTTCTTTAAACTGATGCCGGAATAAAGAAATGATTAACTTGCCCGGGTTAATTAATCATTACCAATCGACGATTTTCCCGATCAAACCATTTATATTCTGTGAAAAATACTACATCAGGTAAATATGTACTTTCCAAAAAGCTTGATGCATACTTCTACGGAGTAAATAAAGCATATAGGTTTACCCAGGATTTTTTTAAACAGGTTGTAAGAAGACCTTTCCATTTTACAGAGGTAATAAATCAATGTTTTGAGATCGGCTTGCGGGCATTACCACTTATTTCATTAACCGGATTTATCATCGGAATTGTTTTTACCAAACAATCGCGGCCATCTCTGGAAGATTTTGGCGCTACTTCCTGGTTGCCCTCACTCATTGGAATTGCAATCGTAAAAGCACTGGGCCCGTTAGTCACTGCTTTGATCTGTGCAGGAAAAGTAGGATCAGGAATTGGGGCTGAACTTGGTTCAATGAAAGTTACTGAACAGATCGATGCAATGGAAGTATCTGCGATCAACCCCTTCAAATACCTGGTCGTTACCCGTGTTCTCGCTACACTCATCACAATTCCAATTCTCTCATTCTATTGTAGTGTAGTTGCACTTCTCGGAGCATATATTAATGTGCATGCAGAAGAAATGACCAGCTTCCTAGCATTTTTCAAAAATGCATTTTCTACAATTCACTTCCTTGATCTTTTTACTGCAGTTGTTAAATCGATCATCTTTGGATTCACAATTGGTATCATCGGTTGTTATAAAGGATTTTATGCAACACAAGGTACAAGTGGTGTTGGTAAAGCGGCAAATGAAGCTGTTGTAATTTCAATGTTCATAATCTTCATCGAAGAAATTGTTATTGTTCAAATCGCTAACTGGATAAGATTCTTTTAATGATGGAAGCCCAACATAAAATAAATTATAACGAAAAGGTTATTTCCATAAAAGATCTTTACAAATCATTTGGAGATCTTCATGTATTGAAAGGTATATCCCTCGATTTACATAAAGGAGAAAATATAGCTGTACTCGGAAAATCAGGTACAGGTAAATCTGTTCTGATAAAAATTATTTCCGGCTTGCTTAAGCCGGATAAAGGAGAAGTAATTGTTTTAGGAAAAAATGTTGATCAGTTAACATTAAAAGAACTGAATGAACTCCGCTTACATATTGGGTTCTCTTTTCAGAACAGTGCGCTCTATGATAGTATGAATGTAAAACGAAATCTTGAATTTCCGCTGACAATGAATTTCCCGAAACTTACAAAGAAGGAAGTTGAAAAATCCGTTGATGAAGTTCTTGATGCTGTCGGACTCAAAAGCAAATTGAAAGAAATGCCTTCGAGTTTATCAGGTGGACAAAGAAAACGTATTGGAATTGCCCGTACATTAATTCTGAAACCACAGATCATGTTGTATGATGAACCAACTGCCGGACTGGATCCGATTACCAGTACAGAGATCAATAAACTGATCAACGAAGTACAAGAACAATATAATACCAGTTCAATAATTATCACGCATGACCTTACATGTGCGAAAGCAACAGGCGACAGGGTTGCAATGTTACTTGATGGACAATTTTCAAGAACCGGGACTTTCAAAGAAGTTTTTGAAAGTAGTGAAGAAGTAATAAAAGAATTTTACAATTATAATTTTATTCAATAAGTCATGAATGAATCTTCTGAAAAAAGAAAAGTAGCTGTTGGAATCTTCGTTTTGATTGGAATTGTTTTTCTGATCCTTGGAATTCTTGCGATCGGAAATATCAATGAAACATTCAAAAAGAAAATTTCTATTGTCGCAATGTTTGATGATGTAAGCGGACTGCAATCAGGGAATAATATCTGGTTTTCAGGTGTGAAGATCGGCATGGTCGATAATCTTGAATTTTATTCACAAAGCAAGGTTAAAGTGACCATGAAAGTAGAAGAGAAAGCTGTTCCTTATATTCGTAAAGATGCATTTGTAAAAGTTAGTACCGATGGATTGATAGGAAATAAGATCCTGATCATTTATGGTGGAAGTATGGAGAAACAGGTGATAGCAGAATTCGATACACTTGCAGTAGAAAAAAGTCTTTCTTCGGAAGATGTTATCAATACACTTCAACAGAATAATAAGAATTTTTTATCTATTACAAACGACATTAAACTTATCAGCAATAAAATGGCTGCCGGTGATGGGACTGTTGGAAAACTATTAAACGATAATGCACTATACGATCACTTGAATCAGGCGGCAGTATCATTACAGGCAACTTCCGGTCGCGCGCAACAACTTGTCAATTCACTTGCAACATTCAGCGAAACATTAAATACTCCCGGTAGTCTGATCAACCAATTGACAACTGATACAGCCGTTTTTAATTCAATTCGCAATTCTGCAACGAATCTGCAACGAATGAGTGATTCTGCAAGTACACTTGTTAGCAATCTCAATTCAGCACTTTCGAATTCAAAAACACCTGCAGGTGTACTACTGAATGACGAGGAATCAGGTAATCGCTTGAAAGAAACATTAAAAAATCTGGAGTCGGGTTCTAAAAAACTTGATGAGGATCTGGAAGCTTTACAACATAATATTCTTTTCCGAGGTTATTTTAAAGGTAAGAAACAGTAAGACTGCATCATAAACCTCGCCTTGCATTTCAAAAAGGTTTATAAGGTTAATTGTCAAAGGCACTACTGTCCGATAAAAATCAAACTTTGTAATTTATTTTATTATTATATTTTAAATCAACTGTTCGAAGAATAAATTTGTAGCAAGCCCCACATTTTGTTGACATACATCTTTGTGGATCAAAGATAAAGCAGTTCTTGTGCGTGGGAGTCCACGCGCTGCGCGAAATCATTTGAAAAGTTGAATCAGGGATCAAACCAATAATCGAAGATTTCAAATGATTTGTGCGCGTGGTGGCCTTTTTTTGTTTCTTTTTTTGGCCAAACAAAAAAAGAAAAATTGAAACGAGGCTTCAAGTTAAGTAAGCAGTTTCAATTGAAAATGTTTTATCGTGTGCTGACCTTTGACCCTCAACCCAAATTGATTAATGAATTACAACAACCTTTGCATTGTAAGTTGCCAATAAACTATTTCCTACAAAATAAATTCCCGGTACAAGATCTTTTAAATCGACTGTAGTGTTTTCCTGAGAATCGTTTTGGATCTCTATATTTTTTACAGTTTTACCTGAAATGTCTTTTATACTTAATACTGAATTGTTCTTCAAACCTTTCAGAACAATATGATCGTTTGCAGGATTAGGATAAATATTACCGGAAGAATAAATTTCTTCAACGCCAATATTCATATAAACATAAATCGCAGAACGGGATAAGCAACCATTCGAATCATGAATGATGACCTGATAATTTCCATTAAGTGTAGGCATTATTGATGGACCTGTTTCACCAACCATTGGTTGTTGATTAAAGAACCATTGATAATATTCTGCCGGACCTGCAGTAAGAATTCCTCCTGCTTCCGTGATCACCGGCTGATCCATAAATGTACTGATGATGCGGTTACTGGTAACAGTAGATGGAAGTGCACATAAATATGAACTGACAAGGACACATTCTACAACATCCCCATTCTGCAAACCGGAAATCAATGCCGAGTCTCCATTTGAATAATAACTGTTATTTACATACCATGTATAAACCGGTGCAGAACCTTCTACTGTTCCGTGAGCGACAAATTGTGCAATGTTCCCTTTGCAAAAATCACTCTCTGTACTGATCATAATTGCAGGGTAACCGGTTTCACAGATAGTATTGAATACTTCATTAGTTCTTATCGGTGGATTCTGATCAAAATAAATATGTGCTGAATTCAGTACGAGTGTTCCTGTAGGCAATCCCGGTTTTGTTCTTACTTTGAACTCTATATAACCATCACTGTTCTTTTCATTTTTCGATGTATCAGGAAGATTGATTTGTAAAAAATCCCAATGTAGAGTATTGAAACTTTCAATCCAGAAATTAAAACTATGACTTGAAGAAACAATTACTATTGATGATGCTTCAAATAATGTCGGATCTAAAATGTCAACTATATGAACATCAAAAGCTGTATCAGTACCAACATTCTGAAAATTGATTCGATAAGTCAGGCTGTCGTTATTCGAAACAAAATGTTCTGCACTCCACCCAACCGGGTCTACCTGAATAGTATTTTGAATTGAAACCGAAGAGCTGATATGGGGATCTGATACAATAACATCATCCAGATCCAACTGACCTTTAACAGTTGTACTCAGAATAAATAACAAAGCAATACAAGCCGAGAGTGCTTTCATGTTTCCGTGGTGAGGCTGATAAAGATAAAATTACATTTTAATTACGCCAAAATTAAGGTTCAAATATTATGTCAAACCGTCATTTTGTTTGGCAAGGGGAAAAAATGGTGTCAAAACCTACTAAATACCTCAAATTTCAATCAAAAATCAAACTCCTTTTCAATTTTTCCCGCAATAAGTGAGTTTCAATCTATTCAAAATACCCCCACATAGAACGCAAAACCTACTTATTTAAATTCATTATTATGTCTTTCAACCCGATTCAGACCCGGCTTTTTCTCATTCAGCGATTTTAATTAGAAGTCGAATTAAAACTAATTTACTATTACATTGTTATTTCACATAACAAACAAGCGCATACAAATCTTTATTATCCGGTTTTATTGAAGGCACCACGGGCGACTGTGGTGTCTTTTTTTGAAAACATTATTTAGATATACATTTAATTAGAACCGGCTTCAACTATCGGCAAATAAATATCAAAAGTTGCTCCTTCATTTAATTCACTTGTTGCAGTAATTATTCCATCATGATTCTGAACAATTTTTTTAACAATTGCCAGGCCAATTCCTGTTCCTGCATATACTTCTTTGCCATGAAGTTTTTGAAAAACCTCAAAAATCCTTTCACTAAAATATGGCTCAAAGCCAATTCCATTATCCTTGACAACAATATGGCAGTAATTCATTTCAGATGAAAATTTTTCGCCTTTCAGCTCGCTACCTCGCAGAACAGAACTGTAAATTAAAATGCGGGCCGGGACATTAGGAAGTGAAAATTTCAGTGCATTGCTTACAAGATTGTAAAGTAATTGCCGAAATTGAAATGCGATTATACTTACCGGACATAAATCTTTGACTTCAATGATAGCATGTTTTGATTCTATTGTATCCTTCAATTCAAATATGATATCGTCTATTATTGTATGAAGATCCGTCAATTCAAAATTGCGTTCAGTTGCATTTATTCTGGAGAATGCAAGCAAGTCTTCAATGAGTAACTGCATTCTGTTTGCAGCTAATTGGATTCTGTTAAAATTATGCTTTCCACTTTCTGATAATACTGAATACTCTTCTTCAATAATTATTGAAGTCAGCGTCTGGATCTTTCTTAGAGGCTCCTGGAGGTCATGGCTGGAAATATATGTGAAAGCCTCAAGTTCTTTATTCGCAACAATCAATTCAGCAGCCCGTTTCTCTTTCTCTTCATTTTGAAATGCCAATTCTTTATTTGCAATTCCAAGTTCAGATGCCCGTTTTTCTTTTTCCTTATTCTGGTAAGCAAGTTCTTTATTTGCAATACTTAATTCCGCTGCGCGTTTCTCTTTCTCATTATTCTGATATGCTAACTCAGTATTTGCAATACTTAATTCCGCGGCTCGCTTCTCTTTTTCTTCATTTTGAAATGCCAATTCGATGTTAGCTATTATTAACTCAGCCGCTCTCTTTTCTTTTTCTTCATTCTGAAATGCAAGTTCTTTATTCGCAATACCCAATTCAGCTGCACGTTTTTCTTTCTCTTTGTTCTGGAAAGCCAATTCCTTATTTGCAACACTTAGTTCTTTCGATTTTCTTGAATCCATTTGTACTTACATGTTAAACAGGTTAGCTGCTCTGACTATTCAGAACAAAATGCAATTTATCAGGCTGGGCAATGGTCCTTGCAACTTCGGTTCCTGATGATAGTTTAGCGTTTTCCATGTCTCTCCTGATAAAAGTAAGTGCCTGCAAAATAGCATTCATAAGCTGAGGGAACATTGCAGGTTTTCTCATGAAATACTGAGCTCCACTTTCATAAAGCATATCAACTCTTTCCTGATCAAATGATGTTGAGAAAACAATTACAGGTAAATTCTTCAGCAAAGGGTTTTTCTTAATTTCATTCAGGCATTCAAATCCGTTCTTTCTATGCATGTTAAGATCAAGAAATAAAACATCGGGTAGCTCCGAAGTCAACTTCTGCAAATAAAACATCAGCTTCTCTCCATCATTAACAACATTGAAAATTGTATTCAAAGACAGCTTTTCCAGTGCTTCCTTGAAAAATGAACAATCGTCTATATCATCATCTGCCAAAAGTATATTGAAAAGTTTCGTTTTCATGCGTTGAGAATATACTTTACGCTACTTGTAGTGAATATTTTCTCTGATGCTATAGGCAGGGCATTATTTATTATTTCTTTCAATTGACCAAAATCACCGGGCTTACGTATGTAAACGTGAACTCCTGCTTTAAACACTTTTTTTATTATTGCCTCATCCTTTGATGTTGAAAATATAACAACAGGTAAATCTTTAAATCTATCGTCCCTCTTTATTTCAGCTAAACATTCAAGGCCTGTTTTTCGCGGCATATTCAAATCGAGAAATAATACATCGGGAATTTTAATCTCTTTATTATTTAATTCGGACATTAATTGTTCGCCGTCATTTACAATTTTTAATTCTGTTGAAATAGATAATGCAGATAATGCTTTCCTGAAAAAAGAACAATCATCATTGTCATCATCTGCCAGCAATATCCTTAGAGGCTCCACTTTCATATTCTACAGTGTTGAATTTGCATATAATAACCAAAGCTACTCCTAATTATGACCTGCAATTCATATGCATTAAATAAAATCCGAAAACAGAGTATATATTTCCCCAAATAAATAGTGTGCCATACTGATTGGTTTAGATTATTTTCCCTGATTATCAATACTTCTTATTATTATAACCCGTTGTTCGAAATTCAAAACGCCCGCCCTTCGACTTCGCTCAGGGACCGTGGCTTTTGGGCAGATATGTGTGAATTTTTTGCGAAGAAAATTCCCTTAAAATTAAAGTTAAATTTTCTTCGCAAAAAATTCACACATTACCTCTTATAACACGGTCCCCGAGCGAAGTCGAGGGGCAATAATTTCAAACAACGGGTTATTATAATGATGGAATGCTTATGTGCAGAACGAAAACAACACATAGCATTCCATCTTTTTTTTACTTTACCGAAACATTATCACTCGCTTTCCAAACAATCTCCGCTGTTTCAACCAATTTTATAAATTCAGCACGATAGCCGTCTGTATCAATTCCTTTTGATTCTCTTGCTGCTGTTAAAATATTTTTAAAATTTGCTTTGCCTTTAAATTTCGAATCCCGTAAAATCATTCCAAACTCTGCAACTGATGATGCAAAACGGAAATCTTCACTGCTCTTTTGTTCAGTTTCGTCTTGTGCCAATAGAGGATGCACGATCAATTTGCTTTCACTGCCTTTTGGGTCTTTGTAACGAAACTTAATTGTCATCATTTCATTTAACGCAATTTGATCCTGTGATACTGTCTTCTGATATTTTAAAGTATCAATATTGTCAATCGACTCTTTACTTTTAGCAGGAATGATCTCATACAATGCAGTTACGGTTTTTCCTGAACCTAATTCACCCGCGTCTTTTTTATCGTCGTTAAAATCTTCGTCAGCCAGAAGTCTGTTTTCATATCCTACAAGTCTGTAAGCTTTCACATGAACAGGATTGAATTCAATCTGCAGCTTTACATCCTTTGCAATTGTGTTCAACGTTGCACCCATCTCTTTCACAAAAACTTTTTGTGCTTCCAGAATATTGTCAACATATGCAAAATTTCCATTGCCTTTATCTGCCAGACCTTCCATTTTAGAGTCTTTATAATTCCCCGTTCCGAAACCGAGAACAGTAAGAAATATGCCCATGTCTCTTTTCTTTTCAATCAGTGAAACAAGTTCTGCATCACTTGATACACCGACATTAAAATCTCCATCAGTCGCAAGTATGACGCGGTTATTTCCATCCTTCATGAAATTTTCTTTTGCGACATCATAAGCTAATTGAATTCCTTCACCGCCGGCTGTTGAACCTCCGGCTTGAAGAACATCTATCTTCTGCATAATCAATTCCTTTTCTTTTCCTGAAGTTGGCGAGAGAACTAAACCGGAACTTCCGGCATAAACTACAATAGAAACTTTGTCTTCAGGTCGAAGTTGCTGTACTAATAATCTGAATGAACGTTTTATCAATGGTAGTTTATTTTCATCCATCATAGATCCCGATACATCGATCAGAAAAACCAGATTATTTGGCGGAAGTTTTTCTGCTTCAATTGATCTGCCTTTCAATCCGATCTTTACAAGTTTGTGTTCAGGATTCCATGAACAATTTCCGATCTCTGTTGTAATGCTTATTGGTTCCTGATCTTTTGGCTGAGCATACTCATAGTTAAAATAGTTTATCATCTCTTCTATACGGACTGCATCTTTTGGTGGTAACATTCCTGCAGTAAGTATTCTTCTGATATTGCTATATGATGCTGCATCTACATCAATAGAAAACGTAGACAGGGGTCGTCGTTTAACATTGTTGAATTGGTTTTCCGTGATCAATGAATACTCTTCATTGTCCGAAACTTTTCTTTCCGGTATTTGTGTAACAGACCCTCTCACTTTAATACCATCAACATAGTATGCATTAGCATCACTTCTACTACCACGGATATTCATTGGCTCTGATTCGTTCACCTGATAAACTCCTGCTGCCTGGGAACTTATTGAATTAACATCTCGGGTTGGCGCCTGAATAATTTGTTCTTTCTCAATAAGTGGTACTTTATATTCCCGAATCACAATTTGATTTAGTTGTGTGCCAATAGTCATAACAATGTCAACTACCGCAACCGAATCAACAGCTATCAGAATGTTTTTCATCATTATGGGTTGAAAACCAACACAGGTTGCCTTTACATTATACAATCCACCTTGATCCGGTTTAATTGAAAAGTTTCCGTCAATATCTGTCGTAGTTCCAAACAAATTTGCAGTATCGCGATAAACAACAATGCTGGCAAATGGTATTCCTTCATCCGGATTTGAAGTATGAACCCGGCCTCTAATTTCGTAAGTCTGCGCTGTAGATACGGTGCAGACGATCATTATATAAATGATCATTTGTACTAAAGCTTTCATAAGATTTAATTTTTGAGAGTGATTTTAATCATGAGTCGCCCCCGCGACTTATTGCATAAATAATTTCGATCTTTTCATAGGCATTGGATTAAATTTTAAAATCTATCAATTTGAAAAAGGAAATTACTTAAGGAAAAATTGATATATGTCATGCGAAAGTTAGGAATGCCTTTTAGATGAAGTCTGATTTCAATTTTTCGTTTATCAGCTAACAACCAAACGTTCAATTTAGCCTTGGAAAATATGAGAGGAATAATTTAGCATAATTTTTTCTCCCGCAGATCCCGCAGATGAAGGCGCAGATAAATACGCAGATGTGTACCGTCAAATTAAAAATGTCGCTTTTCTAGTATTAACGCTGAATGAAAGCAACACAAATCAGCGATTTTATCTGCGCCTCATCTGCGGAATCTGCGGGAAAAAACACAGTACTTTTTTCCGTCAAAGATCTCTGCGGAAGTCTGCAGGAAATAAACTAAATCAATGCAACTTTTAAATTCAATATTTCGTTACTTTGAATTGCATACAGACTAAATTGCACCAATGAAAAGGTTCGCCATCTACTATTGCTTTACTTCTTTT is part of the Bacteroidota bacterium genome and harbors:
- the kaiC gene encoding circadian clock protein KaiC: MALKNFKSKTLLKTPTGIKGLDEITGGGLPAGRPTRVCASAGCGKTVMSVEFLVRGAIKYNEPGVFVTFEEKAEEITTNVASLGFDLDKLVRDKMLKIDYIHIDKSEIDETGEYDLDGLFIRLGHSIDSIGAKRIVLDTIESLFSGLEDQAILRAELRRLFNWLKEKGVTAIITGEQGDGNITRQGLEEYVSDCVILLDNRVINQISTRLLRIVKYRGSLHGTNEYPFLIDEDGISVLPITSLLLQYEVSKERVSTGIPSLDEMLGGKGFFRGSSILVSGTAGTGKTSIASIFANESCRRKERCLYFAFEESPLQILRNMKSIGIDLKKHIDAGLLEMHASRPTLNGLEMHLVSMYKKIKQFKPKIVILDPITNLVTVGSVSEVKAMLMRLIDFLQSEQITVLFTALSLNTIVNEQTDEGVSSLVDAWILVRDIESNGERNRGMYIMKSRGMKHSNQVREFIITDNGLDLVDVYLGNDGVLIGSAREAQQLEALTDARLRKLASNRKDIEITRKEKVLNAKIASLEEEFESLKDELNKVYVEEELKRSVIEENRLALVQKRNAKTSDNGKKK
- a CDS encoding ABC transporter permease, yielding MKNTTSGKYVLSKKLDAYFYGVNKAYRFTQDFFKQVVRRPFHFTEVINQCFEIGLRALPLISLTGFIIGIVFTKQSRPSLEDFGATSWLPSLIGIAIVKALGPLVTALICAGKVGSGIGAELGSMKVTEQIDAMEVSAINPFKYLVVTRVLATLITIPILSFYCSVVALLGAYINVHAEEMTSFLAFFKNAFSTIHFLDLFTAVVKSIIFGFTIGIIGCYKGFYATQGTSGVGKAANEAVVISMFIIFIEEIVIVQIANWIRFF
- a CDS encoding ATP-binding cassette domain-containing protein, which gives rise to MMEAQHKINYNEKVISIKDLYKSFGDLHVLKGISLDLHKGENIAVLGKSGTGKSVLIKIISGLLKPDKGEVIVLGKNVDQLTLKELNELRLHIGFSFQNSALYDSMNVKRNLEFPLTMNFPKLTKKEVEKSVDEVLDAVGLKSKLKEMPSSLSGGQRKRIGIARTLILKPQIMLYDEPTAGLDPITSTEINKLINEVQEQYNTSSIIITHDLTCAKATGDRVAMLLDGQFSRTGTFKEVFESSEEVIKEFYNYNFIQ
- a CDS encoding MCE family protein, which codes for MNESSEKRKVAVGIFVLIGIVFLILGILAIGNINETFKKKISIVAMFDDVSGLQSGNNIWFSGVKIGMVDNLEFYSQSKVKVTMKVEEKAVPYIRKDAFVKVSTDGLIGNKILIIYGGSMEKQVIAEFDTLAVEKSLSSEDVINTLQQNNKNFLSITNDIKLISNKMAAGDGTVGKLLNDNALYDHLNQAAVSLQATSGRAQQLVNSLATFSETLNTPGSLINQLTTDTAVFNSIRNSATNLQRMSDSASTLVSNLNSALSNSKTPAGVLLNDEESGNRLKETLKNLESGSKKLDEDLEALQHNILFRGYFKGKKQ
- a CDS encoding T9SS type A sorting domain-containing protein; the encoded protein is MKALSACIALLFILSTTVKGQLDLDDVIVSDPHISSSVSIQNTIQVDPVGWSAEHFVSNNDSLTYRINFQNVGTDTAFDVHIVDILDPTLFEASSIVIVSSSHSFNFWIESFNTLHWDFLQINLPDTSKNEKNSDGYIEFKVRTKPGLPTGTLVLNSAHIYFDQNPPIRTNEVFNTICETGYPAIMISTESDFCKGNIAQFVAHGTVEGSAPVYTWYVNNSYYSNGDSALISGLQNGDVVECVLVSSYLCALPSTVTSNRIISTFMDQPVITEAGGILTAGPAEYYQWFFNQQPMVGETGPSIMPTLNGNYQVIIHDSNGCLSRSAIYVYMNIGVEEIYSSGNIYPNPANDHIVLKGLKNNSVLSIKDISGKTVKNIEIQNDSQENTTVDLKDLVPGIYFVGNSLLATYNAKVVVIH
- a CDS encoding two-component sensor histidine kinase, with amino-acid sequence MDSRKSKELSVANKELAFQNKEKEKRAAELGIANKELAFQNEEKEKRAAELIIANIELAFQNEEKEKRAAELSIANTELAYQNNEKEKRAAELSIANKELAYQNKEKEKRASELGIANKELAFQNEEKEKRAAELIVANKELEAFTYISSHDLQEPLRKIQTLTSIIIEEEYSVLSESGKHNFNRIQLAANRMQLLIEDLLAFSRINATERNFELTDLHTIIDDIIFELKDTIESKHAIIEVKDLCPVSIIAFQFRQLLYNLVSNALKFSLPNVPARILIYSSVLRGSELKGEKFSSEMNYCHIVVKDNGIGFEPYFSERIFEVFQKLHGKEVYAGTGIGLAIVKKIVQNHDGIITATSELNEGATFDIYLPIVEAGSN
- a CDS encoding response regulator, which produces MKTKLFNILLADDDIDDCSFFKEALEKLSLNTIFNVVNDGEKLMFYLQKLTSELPDVLFLDLNMHRKNGFECLNEIKKNPLLKNLPVIVFSTSFDQERVDMLYESGAQYFMRKPAMFPQLMNAILQALTFIRRDMENAKLSSGTEVARTIAQPDKLHFVLNSQSS
- a CDS encoding response regulator, giving the protein MKVEPLRILLADDDNDDCSFFRKALSALSISTELKIVNDGEQLMSELNNKEIKIPDVLFLDLNMPRKTGLECLAEIKRDDRFKDLPVVIFSTSKDEAIIKKVFKAGVHVYIRKPGDFGQLKEIINNALPIASEKIFTTSSVKYILNA